Within the Cloacibacillus sp. genome, the region AAGGCGCTCTATACCACGGTTGCCGGGCTCACCGTCGCCATCCCCGTCATTTTCGTTTACGGCCTGCTTAACTCGCGAATAGACAACGAAGAGGAGACGCTCAAAAGGGGCGCCGATTTTATAACGAGACTGCGGATGGGCTGCACAGATGGCAAGACGCGGAAGGAATAAAAGCGCGGATATCGACATCACGCCGCTCATCGACGTCCTCTTCATGCTGATAATATTTTTTGTCCTCACCGCCTCCTTCGTGCAGGGCAATCTTAAGGTAGACCTTCCAGCGGGAGAGGGAGCGCCGACAGATACGCGCGGCGCCGTCATTCTCACAGTCTCGCCAGGCGACAGGTTCCAATGGGACGGGCGCGAAACCACAAAGGCCGAACTGCCGAAGCTCGCGGCCGCGCTCAACGGACGCAAGTTGCTCGTAGCTGGCGATAAAGATGTGTCATACGGCAGCGTCACAGAGGCGCTGTCATTACTGCGAAAGTCCGGAGTGCCATCAGCCGGGCTGATGCTTGCGGGAGAAGATGCAAAATGACGTATACCTGTGAAGCGCACAACAGATGGGCGGCGGCGGTGGTCTTCAGCATCGCGCTAAACGCGGCGGTACTGCTTCTTATAGGCTGCTGCGAGTTAAAGGCGCACCCAGAGCCCACGCCTATAATGACTGTCAGCCTAGCCGACTATCGAGCCGCGGCCTCGCGTTCACCCAAAGCCGCGCAGCATGGAGGCCTCAAGCCAGTTTCTTCGGTGGTTCCAAAGTCCGCTGTGCCGGAGGAAAAGCGAAAGCGGCAGATTCAGCAGACCGATGTAAATAGAGCGTCAAAGAAGATGGAAAACAGCACGAAAGATGAACTGCCTGTTTCAAAAGCAATGGCTGCTGAAACGTCGGCGCAGCAGGTTGGCGACGAAGGCGCGCCCGCCTCTGAAAACGCAGGCGGGGTCGGTTCGGAGTTTGGCGGCGCGTCTGCCGCAGGCGATGGGCGTGCTGCTGGAGACGACGGCGGCGGTGTTTTTGAGCTAAGTGGGCTTACCGTGCTAAAAAAAGTGCTGCCGGACTATCCTCTTTTTTCGCGCAAGAGAAAGGAGGAGGGAACAAGCGTCGTGCTTGCCGCATTGGATAACGGAGCGGTCGTATCGGCGGAGCTTGAAAGATCCAGCGGATTTGAGCGTCTAGACAGCGCCGCTCTGAAGGCCGTAAAGGGATGGAAATTCCATTCCGACGGACGGCTCCGAGTCCGTATACCGTTTGCGTTTAAAATCGCGTATTAACGCAGCTCCTCTGAAACAAATTAGCTGATAGGAATTTACCCGCTGTTGTCAGGTTTTTTTTTGCAAAAATTTTTGAAGGATGTGTTTTTCGATATGTCTGGAAAGTTAAAGTTATTTTCTTTATTCGTAGTTCTTACTATCCTGTTCTGTTCAGCTCCGCTCAGCGCGAACGAAACAAAAAGCGGGGATATTGCCGAGGTCGCCGGAGTAGAGGTGACTGGATCGCGTCTGGCCGACAGCATCGCCGACGTTCCGTCTCCGACTTATGTTGTGACGCGCGAAGAAATAGAACGCAGCGGAGCGCGCGACGTCCAGGAGGCGCTTTCCTCCGTCCCAGGAGTGAACACCCTCGTAAACGCCGCCTCTATGGCGCAGAGCAAGGGAGTTTCGATACGCGGCCTCAACACAGAGGTGCTGTTGCTTGTCGACGGCATTCCATTTATGAACAATAATTTTGGTGTGGGCGAGCAGCTTGGCTCCCCGTTTGACCTGCGTTCCATCTCTCTTACCGACGTAGAACGCATAGAGGTGGCAAAGGGCGCAAGCTCCGCCATCTACGGCTCCAGCGCCGCGGGCGGCGTCATCAACGTCATAACGCGCGGCGGCGCTGAAAAATCATCTGGCCGCGTTCTGGTTGAGGGCGGAAACAAAGACTGGCTTCGCGGCAATGTGCGCGGAGACCTTGTGCTTAGCAATGACCTCAGAGTTTCTATCTCATACACGCGCACCCAGGAGGGCGACGTAAAGATGCGCCTTGCAGACCCAGCGACGGGGCTCTACGATTACGGTACAGACTACAAGGCAAACGATTACTCATTCCGCTTTGCCAAAGGCCCGTGGTCATTTGTCGGAGCAGTTGGGGATTATAAATCTAAATGGGACTATACCAGCACATGGGGTGCTCCCTCTACATCACAGGACAGCCAGAAAAATAAATATCACCGTTTTGCCCTGAACTACGCGGATGGAAAAACGACGGGACGCGTCTACCATAATCAAAACGACAAGGACGTCTATGACAGCTCCGGCGTCACCTATTATACGGACAAGACCCTGGGCGCCACCTTCAACCGTAAAACGGAAATAGGGACATTGCCGTTCGTCTTTGGCCTTGACTGGAAGCGCATAGAGGGCGACTACGCCAATCACGACAACCCGTGGGGCGACGCGGACGCTTACAGCACAAAAAGAGAAGGATGGGCGCCATACATGGAGACCTCCATCCCTATAGGCGAAGCTGCCTTTGACATAGGCCTGCGTTACGAATACTGGAACATCGATAACGGCGCGGACGCCAAAGAATTTTTGCCCCGTGTTTCGCTCAACTGGGCCAACCGCAACGGGCTGCTCTATTATGTCACAGCCGGACGGTACTTCTCCATGCCTAGCTTCTACCAGATGTTTGGCAGCATTCCTTTTTCTCTTGAAAAGAACCCCGACCTGAAACCGGAAAAGGGTTGGACCTACGACATAGGCCTCAAGGACGACGGCGCAAAAAATCCCTGGAACTTTGGGCTCTTTTATATAGATATGAAGGATAAAATCAATTATTCTTCCGATCCCCTCACTTGGATGGGCAAATATGTCAACGTCGACGAATATAGGGGATGGGGCTTCGAAGGAAAATATAAATGGAACTTCCACGAAAGCTGGTCCTACACGCAGGGACTGTCCTACATCCACGCGGAACAGAAATCTGGCGGCGGCGAGTGGGAGCGAGCCGACCAGCCGCGCCTTGACCTATCGGGCGTGCTTGGGTTCAGCAAAGATCCGTGGAAAGCGGAGCTTATGATGCATTATTACGGAGACAGGCGCATCTCCAACACTAATTACAGCGACGAGGATATCTTTATCGTAAACGCCGCCGTCTCATGGAAAGTGGAGCGCACAACGCTGCGTCTTGCCTGCACAAACATTTTTGACAAAGAGTTCTTCCTGAATAATTCAGGGTACATCACGCCGGAAAGAAGAATCGTCCTCTCCGCCTCGTACGAATTCTAAGACCGCATCACTTGCTGGCAGTCTTGCCGGCAAAAATAAAAATATATTTCTGCGGCACTTCCCTCACTTGCAGCACAGCGGCGAGCCTTCCAATAAAGAAGGCTCGCCGCTGTGCCGTTGAAACTTAAAAACCTGTGGCCCTATTTTTTTCTGCGGTGAACAAATGGCAGCAAGGCAAGGAGCATGAAAGTTCCGAACCCAGCAGCGTTGCATCCCCCGCCGCTTCCGCCTGACGCAGGCTCTTTGGGTTGTTCGCTTGCCGCCTTTACAATGGCGACAGGGTCAATTATGTCGCCGTCAGCAGGGTTTAGATCGCTTGTTCCGTTATCCCTGATGTAGAGGACAAGTTTGTATGATTTGCCAGCCTCTATCGCGTCTGTCGGAGCCATGAGCTTGTCGTTCATGGATTGCAGCGCGAAGCGCCTGTCGCCGATGGCGTCGCGGTCCTCGGCATAGGTGAAGAGATCTCCTGTTCCGTCTGCTCTTGTTTTAACTATCCTGATATCGGAGACCTTCTCCGCCATCAACTGGTCACCGCTGACTATTAATCCGGCCGCCGCTATTTTGCCGGCAGCGCTTACCTTAACGGAGAAGAGGGGGAGAGGATGAATGACTGAGACCTTGAAATTTTCTTTTTTAGCCGCTTCGTTTACTGCGGCATTCACCTTTTCACTGTTGAGGTAGAGAATTCCTTTTGAATTAACGCGGAAGACGGAGATATCCACTCCCATTGCGGCGGCAAGCTCTTCGATCATCGCACTGGTTGCGCCTACCGGTTTCAGAGCCTCTACAAAATTTGGAACAGCCTCTCCTGCCGGAATGAACCCGGAAACTTCAACATCTTTTACGGGGTTTCCAACGATTGTGATGGAATCTGAGAATTTGTCGTCCACGGTAGAGACTGTAAAGGTGTAGGAGTAATCCTTGTCATGTCCCGTGCGCAGGAGTATGGAAAGATTTCCGTTCTCCGCGTTTTTCATGATCACATCTTCAGAGGACGCTGCGCCGCTTACCGCGCTTAGGGTCCATTTGACGTCGCTTGAATCGGCGTCTGAGGGTCTAACGGATGCTCCCAGAATTCTGGTCTCGCCCTCTTTCCAGGCTGTGTTAGAGCCATAGGCCGTTATGCCTTCAACTGGAATCGCGTTTGGCGCAATCTTAAGAACGCCTTGCAGAGAGGCCGTCGTATCAAATTTTGGAGTGTAAACTGTAAGACCTCCAGCCTGCGTTGTCGTGTGGCTCAGCAGACCGGCGACATCGGCCGATACGGCGGCAAATATATCATCTGCGCCTGCGGCGTCCTTCGCCTTCACTGTGAGTGTTGCTGTGCCCTGTCCCTTAACTATATCAAGCTTTGACGTCTCCACGCTCCATGTGTATTTGAGCGACGAGGCGTCTGAGGTGAGAGGGTAGGATGTGATATGGATGTCGCGCGTTTCGCCAGGCTTGGTCGTTTTAAAGCAGGCAGTGTCCATTATTACGGCGGCGACCGGAAGCTTTGAAGCCTCTGTCGTCAGTCCAGTCGTTTCACTGGCCCAGCCGTATTCGGGCTGCTCTCTATTTTCTTTGAGCCAGTAGCAGTTCTGATAGCCGTAGCCGAAGGCACCTACGATGCCTTTTGCATAGGAGGGGGAGGCCAATATCTTCTGAGCGGCGGAGACGTTGTCCTCCGTCACCAGGCTGTTGAAGCCGCCGAAAATTCCGCCGGCATCCATCCCAGCCTCTACCACCGGACTGAGCACCACGTTGTTCTGGACCTTTCCTTTGTACCAGTGCGAGAAGCCGACAACTCCGCCGGCGTAGGAAAATGATGATGGGGTGGAGGAGACGCTGCCCAAAACGACGTTGTTGCGTATGACCGCAAATGGGTTTTCATACTCGGTGCCGATGTTCTCCCCTTGGTTGCCGCCGTTAAGTCCGGCGATGCCGCCGGCGTATCCTCTTTTGGAACTTGTGGCGCGTACCTCAACGTTTGAGACGCAGTTCTCGATACGTCCGTCAGCCCAGCCGACTATCCCGCCGACGCCCTCACATTTGGACGCGTTTACCTTGCCTTTGACGGTGAGGTTTCTTATCGTTCCCGCTTTGTCAAGATAGCCAAAAAGGCCAGCCGCTTCGGTCTGTTTTGTTTGATATACTGGCACATTTTCGCAGGTTTCTATTTTTAGTCCAGAGATCGTATGTCCGCCTCCGTTGAAGGTCCCGTCGAAGCCTTCGTATTCCCTGGTTGTGCCTCCCCATGACTGTTTTGTAGCGTAGCTTAAATACCATCCAATAGGAGCCCATTCTTTGTCTTCGAGATTCAGATCGCGCGTCAAAAGGATATGCTTGTTTTGGAAGCTGAGCTTTGTAACTCCCCATGTGCCTGATGGAGCGTTGACCATTTTCGCAAGGCCCGCCAGTTCTTCCGGCGTGGAGATGAGAAAAGGATTCTCGGCGCTTCCTCGTTCATCTTTATAGGCGTCGTACCATGACGTGTCTGGCGTCCATGCGCCAGATGCGCCTATCACAGCGGATGTGTAAAAGAGTGTTATCAGAACAAGCGCCGCCGCAATGGCGGAAGAGCGTCCCCATTTTTTAAACATTTTATTCATTGTCTTTTCCTCCTTTTATCAAACGGTTTTTTTTCGAGGTATGTAAAAGGACAAGCAGCGTAAGAGAGGCCGCACCCCAGCCAAAATTACCGCCGTTACAGCCGCCGGAGCTTCCAGGACCTTCGGAGGGAGCTTTCTGCTCAGACGCGGTGTTTACCAGCACGTCGTCCGAGAGTTCGGAACCGTCAACGGTATGGGCGCTGAGGCGGTATTGTGCGCCAGGCACGTATCTTAGCAGGGTGATTTTCGCTTTTCTAGAACTGCCGACATGCGTTATTTCAACATCGTCCGCCGTCGCGTCTCCCGATACGACGCTGAACTCCCACCTAAGCACAGGATAGGAGGCCTCTTCCGGTGCAAGAGCGGCTGTGACTATCTTTGACTCACCGGCTGCGCCCAGCGTCACAGATTTAACGTCAAGTTTCAGCGATGCGAGCATCGCTTTTGTGACGGCGGCGTAGGTTTTTACGCTCCAGGAATTTTCTCCAAGGAAGCCGCTTGCCGACGCCACTATCGAAGCTACCCCTACTTTTACTCCTTTGACTACCGCCTTTTCATTCATGGATGAAGCGATAGAGGCTACTGCGCCGTCGGAAGATCCCCACGTCCATAAAAGTCCGTTTGTTTTCCCGGCTCCCGAGGGGAATAGGCTCGCCTTTTGAGCATAGCTCTTATTTTCGAGAATGCGTACGGTTGGGACGGTGATAAGAGTTACCGGCGTGAGGTCCGCTGCGCTCTTCGCCTCTGTTACGCTGAAACGGAGTGGATTCGTTGTTTCATACGTTGGTATTGCGGTGTCGTTGGAGGCTATCCTGACAGGGAGGCCTTCTCCGGAAAGCCATTCACACTGATACATTTTTACATTATTTTTCTTAACGAAACAGCCCAGGATACTCCCCTCGTTGTCGCTTGAGGCAGAGAGGCGCGCCGTAGAAGAACAATGTTCTAACACCACGTCGTCTTTGTTGGATCCCGCTATGCCGCCGGCAGTTACATATATGTCACCTGGTATCATAGATGCGGCCTTAATAGTCCCCTGAACGGAGCAGCCGGAAATAAGCTGTCCATGGATCACACCCGCGATACCTCCGGCGTTATTGGCGTAAACAGCCTTGTCGTCTACAAAAGCTGCTTGTGGATGCCGTCCTCCGGTTATATTGATGTCGCATGAGGCCGCACAATTGGTGATTGTTGCGCCTAAATTTGAATCGCCAGCTATTCCGCCCGCATTGACGTTGCCCATCCCGGCTTTTTCGGAGGAACTGATCGAACCGTTAAAGAAGCAGTTTTCTATGGCTACATTAGCAAAACCAGAGATACCTCCAATAGCAACGGTGCTTGTGTTAGTAGTATTTTGGGAATTGTCGGTGGTTATATTTGCCTCTACGCTGCAATTACGAAGAACAATACTTCCATACCCGGTTATTCCTCCGATCTTGCCGCTCCCGCAGCCTTTAATGCTGCCCTTGAAAGAACAATTTTCAATGGAGGTAGTTGCGGGAGCCCCTGTCGCGTCTCCGGCAATAGCTCCTATTCTGTGTTCATTGCCGCCTATTGCCGCGATATCCTCCGGAGAAATAGAAATGTTCCCAGCAACGTTAAGATTTCGGATATTAAGGGTGGGGTTCAATGCGAGCTTTCCAAAAAGACCGAAATATCTACCGTTAGCTTCGCCGCAGGTGATCACGCCAAGGCCCCCTACGGTGTATCCCTGTCCGTCAAAGAGGCCGCGGAATGTACTACCCGTTATTCCTATCCCTGTCCAAACTTTGCCTCCGAGGTCGATGTCCGAGCCAAGTTTCACCGTTTTTTTCGCAAATTTCTCCGTTCCTTCGTTTACCAGTTTCGCAAGACCTGCGAGCTCTTCGGCGGTCTTTATGGTAAAGACGACGTCAGCTGATCGCGCCGTGTACCATCCCGTATCGGCGCTGTCGATCCAT harbors:
- a CDS encoding Synerg-CTERM sorting domain-containing protein, translating into MNKMFKKWGRSSAIAAALVLITLFYTSAVIGASGAWTPDTSWYDAYKDERGSAENPFLISTPEELAGLAKMVNAPSGTWGVTKLSFQNKHILLTRDLNLEDKEWAPIGWYLSYATKQSWGGTTREYEGFDGTFNGGGHTISGLKIETCENVPVYQTKQTEAAGLFGYLDKAGTIRNLTVKGKVNASKCEGVGGIVGWADGRIENCVSNVEVRATSSKRGYAGGIAGLNGGNQGENIGTEYENPFAVIRNNVVLGSVSSTPSSFSYAGGVVGFSHWYKGKVQNNVVLSPVVEAGMDAGGIFGGFNSLVTEDNVSAAQKILASPSYAKGIVGAFGYGYQNCYWLKENREQPEYGWASETTGLTTEASKLPVAAVIMDTACFKTTKPGETRDIHITSYPLTSDASSLKYTWSVETSKLDIVKGQGTATLTVKAKDAAGADDIFAAVSADVAGLLSHTTTQAGGLTVYTPKFDTTASLQGVLKIAPNAIPVEGITAYGSNTAWKEGETRILGASVRPSDADSSDVKWTLSAVSGAASSEDVIMKNAENGNLSILLRTGHDKDYSYTFTVSTVDDKFSDSITIVGNPVKDVEVSGFIPAGEAVPNFVEALKPVGATSAMIEELAAAMGVDISVFRVNSKGILYLNSEKVNAAVNEAAKKENFKVSVIHPLPLFSVKVSAAGKIAAAGLIVSGDQLMAEKVSDIRIVKTRADGTGDLFTYAEDRDAIGDRRFALQSMNDKLMAPTDAIEAGKSYKLVLYIRDNGTSDLNPADGDIIDPVAIVKAASEQPKEPASGGSGGGCNAAGFGTFMLLALLPFVHRRKK
- a CDS encoding TonB family protein; translation: MTYTCEAHNRWAAAVVFSIALNAAVLLLIGCCELKAHPEPTPIMTVSLADYRAAASRSPKAAQHGGLKPVSSVVPKSAVPEEKRKRQIQQTDVNRASKKMENSTKDELPVSKAMAAETSAQQVGDEGAPASENAGGVGSEFGGASAAGDGRAAGDDGGGVFELSGLTVLKKVLPDYPLFSRKRKEEGTSVVLAALDNGAVVSAELERSSGFERLDSAALKAVKGWKFHSDGRLRVRIPFAFKIAY
- a CDS encoding biopolymer transporter ExbD; its protein translation is MARRGRNKSADIDITPLIDVLFMLIIFFVLTASFVQGNLKVDLPAGEGAPTDTRGAVILTVSPGDRFQWDGRETTKAELPKLAAALNGRKLLVAGDKDVSYGSVTEALSLLRKSGVPSAGLMLAGEDAK
- a CDS encoding TonB-dependent receptor, which codes for MSGKLKLFSLFVVLTILFCSAPLSANETKSGDIAEVAGVEVTGSRLADSIADVPSPTYVVTREEIERSGARDVQEALSSVPGVNTLVNAASMAQSKGVSIRGLNTEVLLLVDGIPFMNNNFGVGEQLGSPFDLRSISLTDVERIEVAKGASSAIYGSSAAGGVINVITRGGAEKSSGRVLVEGGNKDWLRGNVRGDLVLSNDLRVSISYTRTQEGDVKMRLADPATGLYDYGTDYKANDYSFRFAKGPWSFVGAVGDYKSKWDYTSTWGAPSTSQDSQKNKYHRFALNYADGKTTGRVYHNQNDKDVYDSSGVTYYTDKTLGATFNRKTEIGTLPFVFGLDWKRIEGDYANHDNPWGDADAYSTKREGWAPYMETSIPIGEAAFDIGLRYEYWNIDNGADAKEFLPRVSLNWANRNGLLYYVTAGRYFSMPSFYQMFGSIPFSLEKNPDLKPEKGWTYDIGLKDDGAKNPWNFGLFYIDMKDKINYSSDPLTWMGKYVNVDEYRGWGFEGKYKWNFHESWSYTQGLSYIHAEQKSGGGEWERADQPRLDLSGVLGFSKDPWKAELMMHYYGDRRISNTNYSDEDIFIVNAAVSWKVERTTLRLACTNIFDKEFFLNNSGYITPERRIVLSASYEF